The genomic window tatatagacacactatatactgagacgttGTTATTATATTGCTAATATTAGTAAAAAGTCATATTGTATTGGTAGCATAAGGAAGTGCCTAactgtaaataaacacattgccTTGGTGCGAGTGCACAAGTCCCTCCCTAGTACAGCGATTGGCTGAATGCAAACTAAGTGCTTAGAATATCAGGAATGCTAACCTGATCGCAGAAAAGTCAAAGCCAAAGGCTCAATTACACTGTGCCATATCTTACAACAGCATCTCTTGCGTTTTATGTTGCAGGACACTTTACTTGCTGTACTTGATCTGCTCCTTCAGGCGCCACGCTGCATCCATGTAATTTGTGATTTCCGTACTCTTGCGATGGAAGTCTTGTCTTTGGTCTTGATCAATCTGAACATTGTACAGGGGGGGTAAACGAGAAGCATGTACTCAgtaagatatatacatatatgtcaattacttttttcataTCATGCAaagattaattttatttaaaaaaatgcacagGGCTTAAATCTGACACTCAAGCTCATATATTATGATCTTGAATTACACTGTGCATGCAATAAGCCATTATGTATGTCTCTTTGTGGAGCTCCATAAAGAACAATCCCTTTATACTGCTGCAAAATTTAGATTTTACAGTATCGTTAACCACATTCAGTGTGTGTGGTGAGGACAGAAAAGCCAAGTGAGATACCAGGTACATCTCCAGCATCAGTCTGTGGAAATCCAACCGATAAGCAAAGTACAGACCACTTTGTCACCACACTTACCTGTCCACCATGGGTGAGAGGTGACTGAAGTACACATGTGCTGCTGCTCTCTTACCAGAGGGGAGGTGTACCAGCCGATCTCTTGGCTCGATGTCTGGGGATGGGTGTACTTCTTTCTGGGTTCGAGTCTGGCTCTGCGGATCTCTTCTAAAAAGGTCACTACAACACCTGAGAAAACGGGGTTAGATCTCTGCCAGGGTGCATATTTTAGTCATCATCCAGCTAAAGCACGTGATCAGAGACCAATGTGTTGAGCTACAGCAGGTTGGGCCTTTCAATGTAAACGTAATGGTGAAATATGTGGTAGTCGTTCAAGTGATTTAATATATCTATCGCAAATTttgcaacaacaaccacaaaaaaaaatcacaaaactgTATTTACTAGtcaaaagtatatttaaaataacttttaaatgtatacatgccGCCCTTCCCCGCCGAAGATGACGCAAAGACTAAAAGTATTTCAGaacaatttaacattttaggttatcatgacttaaaaataaatgttcacaTACGTTCTTTCTCTTCATCATCCTCGAGCGCTTTCTGGGGCATTGCCTTCTCAGTCAACAGGTGCTCTGCAACAAGAAGattgattattaataatatactcAATGATTAATCATATCAGATATCGCATTATTCCAAATCCGGTGGAAGTCCAGTTTTTTTGCTCACGTTTCTTGAAGGGGTTGATTTTGAAGGTTCTGTACATTAACTGGTACTGTTGCTCCTTCCAGACGTTCTCGCGCATGATGGCATCCTGTTGCACCACGTTCACAGGCTCCTTCACCCTCCCTTTGGCATTGGTTACATTCTTTATTCCAGGTTTAGGCAGTCTGAAAAGTAACTCTGAGGGTTATCTTTAGGGAAGGCAAGTTTGATAGGACAAACAATCTGATGTGACATTTAACACCGCTTGAGAAAAAGTAGTGTACTAAAAGTATACTGGGTAAAAATAGTACAGAAATAGTACAACATTAGTATTCTATTTTGACCCTAGTATACTTTtagtacagtattttttttactgttttctATATTTATGACAATTgtcataatacataataataataataataataataataataataataataataatacatataatcgGTACTAAAACTCTGTATGTAGGAATTTAATGTAGTAtaattaatagtagtagtagacaTACGTATTATTAGTATAATACAGTTTTATACGGAGAAATCAAATAATATACCACATCAGGACCGCAATGGGAAATCCCACTATAACACGGATATACAGGTCGCAACCGTGACCGCTGATTAGTTATGCAAATTAAATCTCAATTGCAATGACGGGGGACAGCGAGTTTTCCACAACTGAAGTCAGTGGGAAGTGTTGGCGATTAAATCGATCATAAATCAATAAGTGTCAATCCTAAGCCGTGCACAAATCGCAATCTTGAATCACGGTATCATAATGAATCACGGTATGAAGTTTGGTATATGCAGGTTAAGAATTGTAGGAGTTAGGCTTGTAGTGTAATGTTCGGCAGCAATACATACCTATAACTAAAGGTCTTTCTCGGAAACGGCCAATACCAGCGCTTCGAATCCTGTGTGGGCGTCTGTGACGTAAGGTAACCAGGCAACGGGGCGCTGCAGGTTGATCACGTGGGGGTGATTATATTCTTTctcaattaattgattaattgtcttaatttgttttcaatttgatTGGTTGTAAACAGCCTTTCAAAATCTGCTTATATTTACTAAAAGTACTGTAACGCCGTCTGGCCAGGAGGGGGGCTGCTCTAGTATTTGCATAGTGGtacagaggcatgctgggggtcGCCCCCCTAGGAGACTGCATGGCACCCTGCCTTTCCCCGCTGTCTATTTCTCTCTCAGTGCtttaagaaataattaatataatgtaaGCTGTGCTGTGGTTGCTGCACTTATTGCACATACAAACGTCTGCATTGTTGTagaagcatggaaaacatttcaCATATTTGCCTTTTATTTCCAGGGGAAAATCTGGCTTCTCATCTGCTTGGATAAAAGGTGTCTGCCAGCCTAATAAATAATTGTGTTAATATGTAGCAGAATCTTCTTTAAGTCTAAGGGCAAATCCCTTGTTCTTTGGAAAGGTGTTGTGGTGACATTAAGTATAATGAGACATTtatctcattttttttttccattgctcACCTTTATTCCTTCTTCATGCTTATACAGTAAgcatgaaatatattttaacaatggAAAACCAACTTAAACCACAGACCAAAGAGAAGCCTACCTTACTGTTTAATATTGGTAGCTTCATAGCTTTCTTCTGGAAAGTAATACATTGTGTTTGCAGTCCATTTGACACATCAGATTTAGGGGGTTGTGAAAGTCAATATTTGAAATGAGACTGATGAAAAGTTATTTTTAGTAAACCTAATAACTaaattgaataaaacaaaaaaaatattatttagtcAAAGAATACACCAGTAGAATAGATGTCTTTGTTTtggaaactttttatttttttgttttcatacagAATATACTATGACATCAGTGGATGCCTTTATACATGGTGACATAAGACAGCCTGTTGCTCTTCTGCAGAGAAAGAACACAATAAAAGCATAATAACATCACCTGtgctcttaaaaaaaatatcttttaccaaaaataaaactttttctccaccccacccccctccccttaGCCTAACCAGAGAAACAGGTGTGTGAAAAAAACAGATTATTCTCAGCATGTAGATGTGGCAAGGTGCTGTAAAGGAATGCTAATTCTAGTGGCTGaggtataaatacaaaaaaggagggttttttttttacaagtctTAGCATACGACTTCCATCTGGTTCCAGAGTTCTTAAAGAGAACAGTTCAATCCTGTCAGAAGAATGTAAACATCCCCGGCATTAATGAGATACAATGTACCAATAATCTGTCACTTGACTGGATAATAGAGTTGCCTGTGTTCTAACTTTAATATTGTCTGTCTACCTCCTGCCATTGGGGCGTATAGCAACgttacacacacagttacaagATAACATTTGTCATTTAGCGTTGTTACATTGTATCAGCATCCAGGTTGTACCCCCTATCGGAAACGTGCTTGTAAGGCACCGTATTGCGGTGCCCATGCATGTTCATTAGCTTCTCTGTCACAGCGCAGCAGGACTGCAGGAAACCCAGGCTGGAGGCCTTTGTAAATGAATGCTGTATGCCAAAACACGTGTACTTCTCGATGA from Amia ocellicauda isolate fAmiCal2 chromosome 19, fAmiCal2.hap1, whole genome shotgun sequence includes these protein-coding regions:
- the LOC136714788 gene encoding cilia- and flagella-associated protein 144 isoform X1, encoding MRENVWKEQQYQLMYRTFKINPFKKQHLLTEKAMPQKALEDDEEKERVVVTFLEEIRRARLEPRKKYTHPQTSSQEIGWYTSPLIDQDQRQDFHRKSTEITNYMDAAWRLKEQIKYSK
- the LOC136714788 gene encoding cilia- and flagella-associated protein 144 isoform X2 gives rise to the protein MRENVWKEQQYQLMYRTFKINPFKKQHLLTEKAMPQKALEDDEEKERVVVTFLEEIRRARLEPRKKYTHPQTSSQEIGWYTSPLVREQQHMCTSVTSHPWWTD